The genome window GCATGTACGACAATCTGCAAAAAATGCGGAGCGTGATGCCCGATGCGGAACTGATTCCGAAGTACTTTTCGAAACACGGTTACTGGTCGGCTGGCTCTGGCAAAATCCTGCATTACATCATCGACGCTCAGTCTTGGGACGACTACAACCCGCCCAAAGAAACCGAGGATCCGTTTCCAAGAACGCTCTACCCCGAACAGCGTCCGGTTAGCTTGCCACGCGGCGGCCCGTGGCAATACATCGAAACCGACTGGGGTGGACTCGATGCCACCGACGAAGAGTTTGGCGGCGATTGGTTGGTCTCGAAATGGATCGGAGAACAACTAAGCCGCGAACATGACCAACCCTTCTTTCTGGCCTGTGGGATCTATCGTCCTCACGAGCCCTGGTTCGTCCCACAGAAATACTTTGACCAATTTCCGCTCGACGAGATTCAGCTTCCGCCTGGCTACGCTGCTGATGACATCGACGACCTGCCCCCGGCAGGAAAAAAACTGGCCCGCAATCGCTATTTCGCTCACATACAAAACGAAGGTCAATGGAAAAAGGCGATCCAAGGCTACCTTGCGTCCATCGCGTTTGCCGATGCGATGGTCGGCCGTGTGATCACGGCGCTGGAAGAAGGCCCCAACAACGACAACACGATCGTGATGCTGTGGAGTGACCATGGTTGGCACCTAGGCGAAAAAGAACACTGGCAAAAATACACGGGCTGGCGAGTTTGCACCCGCGTTCCGCTGATCGTTCGAGTGCCCCAGGGCACCACTGGATTAGAACAGGGCACGCAACCTGGCAGCGTGTGCCAAGCGCCGGTGAGTTTAGTGAGTCTGTATACAACCTTGATCGAATTGGCCGGGCTGCCTGCCAAAGCATCGCTACAAGAGCCTAGCTTAGTGCCGCTACTCAAAGACCCGCAAAGCACGTGGCCTCACATGGCAGTCACTCAACTGATGTCGCCTGAGAACTACAGTGTCAGCGGTCCGCGTTATCGCTATATCCACTACGCCAATGGCGACGAGGAACTGTACGACATCGAAACGGATCCGTACGAGTGGAACAATTTGGCCGGAGACCCAAAATTCGCCGAACCGCTTACAAGACTGAAACAACATGGGCCCAAAGATCCCGCGAAATTTGTCCCTCCGGCCCCCTCGTCGTTAACAAAATTAAAATGGCATCCAGCTGGCTCGGCTGCGGTTCCGGCATCCAATCCCGATGGCAATCGCTTCAACGTGACCTTCTCGAATCAAAGCGGCCAACCGGTCAAAATGTTTCAAAGCTTGGGCGACCAGGCCCCTCAACCCTTCGGCGTGCTCGAAAGCGGTTGGTCAAAACCGCAATTGACTCGCCCCGGCACCGTGTGGCTGATCACGGACCTCGATGATCAACCGCTCGGTCATTTTGTTGTGGGGGATCGCACGGCCCAAGCGGTCATCCCGAAACGCTAAGCCAGCCGGCGAGCGATTGCGACATTGTAGACAACGTTGCTTTCCGCTCGTTACAAAGCACAAAGCCTAAGATTCGCTATGTGCGCGGATTCGTTGTTTATTGAGGATTTTAAGCAAGAAAAAGCGACACAGAGGGCTTAGGCTTGTTGGGGGCTACCTATATTTCCTGAAATCACGGCGACATGAAAACCATGCATTTATTTGCCAATTGCGAGCGTCAGCGGCAAATCCGTGTCCATTTAGAAAATTCGGAACGATCAATATTGCGAACCGTGAAACGGTTTATCCTGCCGATCGTTACCCTGCCGATGGTACAGCGATCCACGACAAACCATCGTCCTCGTGCCAAAGCGATTGACGACCGCCTGCCTAAGCTTGTTCCCACATTCGCTGGCCAAACCAATCACCAAGGCTGCGTCGCCAGGAATCTTTGCGTTATCTCGTTGGTGATGCTGGCCTTGGCTGCAAACGCCTCGCCAGCTGAGGGACAGACGTTGACCGAGCGTCTGGTGACTGAAGCCCCGGTCAAACTGGTTCAGCAGGCTCGCCAAGACGGTGACATCGTTCGTGGCGCGATCTTGTTTCACCAAGGCAACATCAACTGTGCGAAGTGCCATCGGCCTGTCAGCGAGAGCGATCGGCTTGCTCCAGACCTAAGCCGATTGGGACAAGAGGTTAGCGACGAATCGATTGTCGAATCGATCCTGCTGCCTTCGAAAACGATTCGAAAAGGCTTCGAAACCGTCTCGGTCTTGACCGTTGATGGCCATGTTGTCAACGGAAGCATTGTCAGCCAGGACGATCAAAAAGTTGTTTTGCGAAGCAGCCAAAACATTGAACAACTGATTACGTTTGAGCAAGACGACATTGAGGCGATCAAGCCTAGCGCCAAATCGAATATGCCCGATGGGCTGGCCAACGAATTGAAGGACCGTCAACAGTTCCTTGACCTGCTTCGCTATACCCTGGATCTGAAACAGCGAGGCCCCACCGACGATGCAGCAAACGAAGACTCGTTGGTCCGCCGCGAACTCAGTGACGAAACCAAAGGGATCGTCCTGATCAAGCAGCTCAATTGCAGCGGTTGCCACGATTGGAAAACCGGCGAGTCGATACCGCCGCTGCAGCATGGGCCAAATCTGAAATGGTCCGCTAAATGGTTGAACCCGGATTATCTCGCGGCCTTCATCGCCGATCCTCAGCACACGAAGCCTGGTACGAGCATGCCTAACATGCTCAGCCACCTGGACGACAAACAGCGAACCGAATCGGCAACCGCCCTTGTCCATTTCCTGACCTCGCTTGCGAACAACTCACTCACGGCTCCGCACGCTCCCCAGTCGCCGGTGGATCTGCAGGCG of Novipirellula caenicola contains these proteins:
- a CDS encoding sulfatase-like hydrolase/transferase, with amino-acid sequence MQPIATPFRRLRWMLPSLMSCLLWTSLSLPAVAEQPNVLFISVDDLNDWIGCLKGHPQARTPNIDRLAESGMLFTNAHCGSPACNGSRSAIMSGQPAYVSGMYDNLQKMRSVMPDAELIPKYFSKHGYWSAGSGKILHYIIDAQSWDDYNPPKETEDPFPRTLYPEQRPVSLPRGGPWQYIETDWGGLDATDEEFGGDWLVSKWIGEQLSREHDQPFFLACGIYRPHEPWFVPQKYFDQFPLDEIQLPPGYAADDIDDLPPAGKKLARNRYFAHIQNEGQWKKAIQGYLASIAFADAMVGRVITALEEGPNNDNTIVMLWSDHGWHLGEKEHWQKYTGWRVCTRVPLIVRVPQGTTGLEQGTQPGSVCQAPVSLVSLYTTLIELAGLPAKASLQEPSLVPLLKDPQSTWPHMAVTQLMSPENYSVSGPRYRYIHYANGDEELYDIETDPYEWNNLAGDPKFAEPLTRLKQHGPKDPAKFVPPAPSSLTKLKWHPAGSAAVPASNPDGNRFNVTFSNQSGQPVKMFQSLGDQAPQPFGVLESGWSKPQLTRPGTVWLITDLDDQPLGHFVVGDRTAQAVIPKR